Proteins encoded by one window of Ictidomys tridecemlineatus isolate mIctTri1 chromosome 7, mIctTri1.hap1, whole genome shotgun sequence:
- the Cfap418 gene encoding cilia- and flagella-associated protein 418, whose product MAKDLDELLDEVESKFCRPDPLRLGMGEPSKGYRVTHRFDRNRAEAKEKLRSTETLKKEDDLDSLINEIFEEPNFNQKNFKLKSKSSGNTSVRASIQGLSKSCSPVYLGGSTLPFGIGTNTSPRACDHLRCIACDFWIVNYNDYMWDESCDYLFFRNNMPEFHKLKTKLVKKKGSRAYACQCSWRTVEELTNLQTDHQLRWVCGKH is encoded by the exons ATGGCGAAGGACCTGGATGAGCTCTTGGATGAAGTCGAATCCAAGTTTTGCAGACCCGACCCACTGAGACTGGGCATGGGCGAGCCGTCCAAAGGCTACCGCGTCACCCACAGATTCGACCGAAACCGAGCCGAGGCGAAAGAGAAGCTCAG atcaacagaaacattaaaaaaagaagatgatcTTGACAGtcttattaatgaaatatttgaagagcCCAATTTCAACCAAAAAAACTTT aaattaaaatctaaatcTTCAGGTAACACATCTGTCAGAGCTTCCATTCAAGGCCTCAGTAAAAG TTGCAGCCCAGTGTACCTTGGTGGAAGCACTCTTCCATTCGGAATTGGAACAAATACTTCACCGAG AGCATGTGACCATCTGCGTTGTATAGCCTGTGATTTCTGGATAGTGAACTACAATGACTATATGTGGGACGAATCATGTGATTATCTGTTTTTTAG GAACAACATGCCAGAATtccataaattaaaaacaaagttggTAAAGAAGAAAGGATCACGGGCATATGCGTGCCAGTGTAGCTGGAGAACTGTTGAAGAACTGACCAACCTGCAGACAGATCATCAGCTTCGCTGGGTTTGTGGTAAACATTGA